A single window of Leptospira koniambonensis DNA harbors:
- a CDS encoding lysophospholipid acyltransferase family protein: MSLTESIHDKITTPIVKIPDSALKTGIYDLTKEELGQRIELKEGVSLRYITPPDRRRWLLDRFLLGSDLTFLYGYFRQIMIARQTALNGKFFDPRWIELSGGILDLIEGCQGKFQIENLENVVSPQGPVVFAGNHMSVLETFVFSYFLVPHRRLTYVVKESLIKGYFGPIMRSRDPIAVGRDNPREDLVKVLEEGENLLKKGVSIVVFPQSTRTRTFNPAEFNSIAVKLASRAGVPVVPFAIKTDFWENGKVWKDLGSLYRDRKIHMKFGPQIDTKDSKKAQATLLNYVLTNLKEWNVEILSEQK; the protein is encoded by the coding sequence AGTTTAACAGAATCCATTCATGATAAGATCACAACACCTATTGTTAAAATCCCTGATTCAGCTCTGAAAACGGGGATCTATGATTTAACCAAGGAAGAACTGGGACAAAGGATCGAACTAAAAGAAGGAGTGAGCTTGAGATATATCACTCCTCCTGATCGCAGAAGATGGCTCTTAGATCGGTTCTTACTCGGTTCCGATCTTACATTTTTATACGGATACTTCCGTCAGATCATGATCGCAAGACAAACCGCCCTAAATGGAAAATTTTTCGATCCTCGTTGGATAGAATTATCAGGCGGGATCTTAGACCTGATCGAAGGTTGCCAAGGAAAATTCCAAATAGAAAATTTAGAGAACGTTGTCTCTCCTCAGGGACCTGTAGTTTTTGCAGGAAACCATATGAGCGTTTTAGAAACTTTTGTATTCTCGTACTTTTTAGTTCCCCACAGAAGACTTACTTATGTAGTTAAAGAAAGTTTAATAAAGGGATATTTCGGTCCCATTATGAGAAGTAGGGACCCGATCGCAGTAGGTCGTGACAATCCAAGAGAGGATCTAGTCAAGGTATTGGAAGAAGGTGAAAATCTTCTGAAAAAAGGGGTTTCTATCGTAGTATTTCCTCAAAGTACAAGAACGAGGACATTTAATCCTGCGGAATTTAATTCAATTGCGGTTAAACTTGCCTCCAGAGCAGGAGTTCCAGTGGTCCCATTTGCGATCAAAACTGATTTTTGGGAGAATGGTAAAGTATGGAAAGATCTAGGTAGCCTATACAGAGACAGAAAGATCCATATGAAATTTGGTCCTCAGATAGATACTAAAGACTCTAAAAAGGCGCAAGCAACACTTTTGAATTATGTGTTAACTAATTTAAAAGAATGGAATGTAGAAATTCTTTCCGAACAAAAATAA